In the Populus trichocarpa isolate Nisqually-1 chromosome 1, P.trichocarpa_v4.1, whole genome shotgun sequence genome, AGGAAAAGGACATCCATGTTATGCTCTTTCTTGTTTGGCAATAAATGATAGTGACATGGCAACTACTTCTCATGCTAAAGTCTAAAGCAGCACAATAATGACGATTTCCACATTTACTTCTAGCTGATGGAACCAAACTAACCCAAAAGGAAGGAACCAGTGCAACAAATTGTTAGCCAGCAACCAGGAAAGTACAGGATTGCAAGTTAACAAtggaggaaagaaaaataatcatacaCTTAATTAGTCATATGGGGAAGTTTTAGGACAAGATAAGTTCCTTACTATGGGTAAAGCATGAGTGGGATTTTGAATCCAGGCGAGACAAATTGctacatataaaaagttaagttcATACCACGATGCCTCTTGATGATGCATTATACTTTACACTGTAGATCTCACctttataatacaaaaatttaaCTAACCAAAAGAGCAAGGAGACGGAAAGATTAAAAAGAAGGCTACAacttcaagaaaacaaacagatttttttttcatcgcaGTTTCAGAACTAATACATCTGGTGGAAtaggatttttgaaattttattaactaTCTTTTCTAAAATTTGATACAGGAATTCTCTACTAGTGAGATAAGGCAGCTTCTTTGCTATGTGAGGATCCTCAAAGTGCAATTACAAAAGGCAAGTAGAATTGAGGAGCGAGAATGCTAAAACCAAGAAGCTGAAAATTTCAAAAGATGGAACATATGTTAATAAGGTACAAATTAAGGGGCAACTTACCAAAACCCTATTGATAATAATCAGCGGACctaagaaaaattagaaatgaatGTTACTCCTTCATAAACCTTAATTTATTGGATTTCCAAAGGCCGAACCTCCTAGTAACCCTCCAGCAGAAGCACCATAAACATCTGAAGGATCGAGAATCGGGGAAGAAGAGGCCCCATGTCTCCCTgcgccgccgccgccaccaccgTTAGCAGCACCCAAATGCAATTCAGATATATTAGGGAACCCATCTCTTGTTTCAACTCCTTGGTCATATAGAAACCCTTTGAAAACATGACCACCAATCTTCACCACAGCCTGATACGCATACTGGTCTTCACCATCTTCCACTGCTGTCACTCTAACACACCTAAAAACTGCTGGTGCAGTTACTTGCACCGGTAATCTCTCTTTAAAACCTGCATCTGCAAACATAATTCAACAAAAACCCTACTCAAAATTTCACGTTTACATAAACAACCCTAAACCTTtctctaaagaaagaaaaaaaaacaataatagtaaAATGTTAAACTCAAAAACCTTGGTGACTAGAACTCGTGTCGTAGCTCCTTGGAGGAGTCGTATTAGAAGTGGAAGTATGAGAAGTAGTAGTAGCTTGAGAGTTTATAAGCCTAGGTTTCTTGGAACCAGAAGTAGACCCCGTGGAACCAGCACCACCACCAGCAGTTGCTATAAGCTGACGCTCTCTCCTCCTCGCAGCCGCTACCCACGTGCTCTTCACATGAGTAGCACAATCAAAACCACGGCTTTTACAACACGTCCTGCACCTTCTATGGCTACAATCTTTCTTCGCTTGGTTTCCACAATCCTCACACGTAGTTGTGGCAGACGATGATGAATTCCCTCCAAGATTTCCACTACCATTACCACCACCATTTCCACTTTGTAGTAGAAAATTCGCTGTTGAAGAATTATTGTGATGATCAATAATCGAATGGGTGGTGTCAGAAGCTTTCTTGATATATTGAGTGCCTTGGTTTTGCCAAAACTGATGAATTCCACTAATCTTGTTTCGACCATTATGCAACAAATCTTGATCATCCATGTTTTGTGGCGTAAGACAAGGCGCTGATGTAAGGAGTGGAATGACACCAACACCCACCCCAACACCAAGAGCTGTAGCATTGGAAGCATTGATTGGATCTGCTGTTGAAAGATTGATTTGCTCATgatgctggtggtggtggtggtggtggtggttgaagGGAGCAGCAGGAGCCACAACGAAGACATCGCGAAGGCCCACCATGCCTATATCTGGAGGGAGGTTGTAGTTGATGGACCTGGATGAGTTAGGCCATGTTGTACCGGATGCTTGGCCGGCGGATGCATCCGCGGCGGTGGGACCGGCATTGAAGCCGAGTGAGAGGTCGTCTGGACCAGCGGTACGGATACCGGAGGAATTAGAGGTGGCCCAGTCAGCAAAGGCACCGGTGTCTGATAGGAGCTGCCTAATCCTTGTAGTAGCCACAACTGATAATTTtgtaagaaataagaaaaaacaatattatatatatatatatgttatgtaAGTAAATATACAAGATGAGTgcgtttttatgataattatagaagagagagaagggaggatAGATTAGATTTTTAGAAGGGGAAGCTAAATCCAAGGATGTGTGTATGTAGGTGTTATGTGATCGAAGTGGGGTCAAGAACTCTGAAATTGTATCAGAGAAAGGGAGATTTGTTGAGAGAGAGAACAATAGCAGAAAGAAAGAGATCTTGTTTGTTGGGGTGGGCTTTGTTattcttttcccttcttttttctccAAGTAGGACTGGTTGCTGCTACAGTTGTggcctgctgctgctgctaggCTCTGGGGTTTCTGTTGCTAGAGTAGTATACAGACAATAGGAACACTGAACACAACTGTCACTTTGGCTTTTGTGAgagcaagaaataaataaataaaatgttgggGCCTGGGAGGGAGAGATGACTGAGTTTTCTCTGGAAGATGGGGCAGTGAGAAAGAGAAGTAGAAGAGACTGATGAGGAGGAgaagtaaaaaagaaagcaataacGACCCTTTACTAAGCTCTAGTATCTCTTTGTTGTGTTATAAGATACatttagtagtagtagtagtagacAACACTAGTATTTGTTGTCTTGCcgacccctctctctctctctctctcttcataagatcatcatcttcttcactcAGCTTTCTtaatttcctctctctctctctctctctctctctctctctcaatatgGTTTTCCTAGAAAGCGAAAAAATGTGGTGGGTTCCTCTCGacctctctttcttctctctcaatACTATAAGAGTTATTGTGACATTATTATtggagagagtgagagagataAAAGGGTTCAAAGACTTTTGTTCTctggtttttgtaattttatgagGCTCTAAAGTCACATGATACCTTTCATTCACTCTGGGAAACTTCTTCTCTACCCTCGGAGTATCACTGTGCCATGCGTtctccactctctctctctgcgcGTGGATGTGCTTCCACCATATCACGTCGTGAGTGGAATGAAGAGGGTGGAGGGCAGGATTCTAGTCCTTTTGTCGAGCGTTGACGATGGGATAAGGCCAGTTTTAATTCATATGATCAGTCGTGCATTGAAACCTGTGATTAGGTGATTTATTGTGAATTAACTGAGGCACACGCTCAGGATAATTACGGGAAAACTTGTGCTATGCCCCTAATAGCACAAATCCATGTGAATAGAAACAACTCATTCATCGATTAGTGCCATTTTAGTGTAGTAGTTGCTATCATTTTGGTTATGATTTTTACTGTGgttgtatttataattattgttaaGATTGAAAGATGTTTGTGGCATCTAATGTTAACACCACTCAAAAGCcatttataaaaaatccaaaaactttaatttgtgGCGTTTCGATTCTGCTGTTTAAACAGCTTCCAAAACATTGCttgtcataattttaaaattcttggaaacgtttttatttggattttggaAGAGAAAACTCGAGAGGACAGAAGCCCTAGTGAGTTTCCTTGCTTGAGTTAGGTGTGGTTAAGGTATCTCTTATACCTGGATCGTCGGTGGGGGCCTTAAatcttcatttaatattaattaggtCATTGCCAACATAATTATTATACACTTGACTAGGTCTATATAATGGATGTTTTTAAAAGCGGTGATCATTGCtgttaaaatcatgaattgattcataaaattatactatttagtatataaattcaaattgaaaactcaacaattaataaaatcagacaGTCGTGTACAATTTTGCAAAATGTAGTCTTTAAGGCCAAAATCCACCATGGACTTTCTACAAACATGTTTTCCACACCATCTTCTCTGTTGCCTCTCAATCCCATAGCAAGACCTTGTAATAACACTAACCCCTTTTCACAATCTTCTCCAAGAGTCACAAACAATGGTTCTTTCcttgattttggaaaaaaaacccgCCTCCGAATCCTTGGCCTGTTCAGTCCTTTTTTGTCCTCTGATAATATACGTTCTGGGTCTGTTTTAGTGCCACAATTCTCGAGGAATGGTGGTAGTGGCGGAGGTGATTGCAGTAATAGTAGTGTTGATTTCCCTGGTGAGTATCCATTAGATGATtatcttttgtttcttgatgGCCCCTCTTCAAAAAATAAGGGCTTTATGGACCACAAGGTTCAATTGGGTGGTTATCCGGTTGCTAATGGAGATAGCCATCTGCATAGAAGGAGATTTTCAGAGAGTGATGTGTGTTTTGGTGCTGAAGATGGGTATAAGCCTTGTTTGAATTTTGCTAGAGGCTTTTGCAAGAATGGAGAAGGTTGCAAGTTTGTTCATGGTggtgaaaatattgttgaggtTAACGGTGGTGGTGTTCTTGTGGGTTCACCAAGGGAAATGGAGGAACATTACTTGCAGCAACAAGAGGAGATGACGATAATGAAGGCTGCACAGCAACATCAGCAGCAAAGATTGGCTTATAACaagtaaatgaattttttttgttgcaaccACAGAATATAACCGAGAGGTGTATTCAAGATTACTAATTTTCCTTCTACCTTGCTTTCTCCTCGTATAACGTGTcagattttcaatttcaatctgtTCTACTGGTGGGATCTTGGTCTTGGTTTGGTGTACCTGTTAATTTCGGGTCATTATTGTTCAACCGAGcaatccctttctttttttctttttattaatcacGACTATCTAAATTAGTTTacgtgtattttaaaaaagttaataactatataaatttttagtaattttaaattttataataattaaactaGTAATTTCTGTAAAACAAATCcagaatttaatcaattaaattttttaatcgtAATTGTTTAGACTAGTTTATGTGTATCTTGACTATTTCTCGAATTCCTAAAATTAATTACCATGTAAATTTTCAGTTACCTTTAACTTTGGTTTGGAGCAATCAAACTTGGTAATATCtgagaaacaaatctaaaatttaaccaattaaactatAATACTCAGAATTACAATCCAATAATTACATACACAAGATGAGACCAATGGTACGCCATAGGTTAACTTACTTCGAAGTGTAGGAACATTTTATAGGACATCAAAACGATGATTTCAAGGTCAATTGGAAAATAATGAACCCCCAGAATGAATAAGGTTCCTCCCCACCTCAGGCATTGTTGTGGTTTAatcttttttactaaaaatgTTAGGATTGATTTTGTTACATGCTTGATGCTAGCAGCCTGATTCTTTAATGCAGACATCATGCCCTGTAACCTAAACTATAGCAGGAGAGAATGATCATGCATTCATAATAGCAGGAGATAATAAAGCAAGGGAGGAATTACTCTTTTACTCTAGAATTTTATATTCAGTAAtctgataaaagaaataaaaaacctaaactaTCATTCTCTTTGTTTccacgttttaaaaatattgttgaaaaaatttaaatattttttatttttttaattcaaattaatattttttgatatttttaaatcattttgatgcgctaatttcaaaaataattttaaaaaaataaaaaatattattttaatatatttttaaataaaaaatactttgaaaaaaaacacaatttagctttcgcattttaaaaataaaagtatatcaatcttaattttttttataaagttttaacGCTTTATTATACAATCTTCAACGGCTAAAAGGGAttttgcttgtttatttttatttttattaggtaAACTCTCGATACTATCAAGGGTTTATTGGAACATTATCACGTAAGATCATGAGATTTCGAGAGGGGgaagaaagataaaaattgcaaaaaagaaaaggattttggaaGTTATcgttatatgttattttaaatcttagaaACTTCAGGGCTGATTTGAAGAGTTTCTAATTTAAAGGGACCGAAATGGTTgttgaatataaaaattcaaaaggaaagACTCTCAATTGCCCTTCATCAGGACGTGCGATGCACGCTCTCGCACATTAAACATTTTTCTGTCAAATACAGCTAAAAATTAATAGACATGGAATACAAGTCTAAAATCAGAGCGTCTTCATCGCCCCTCCACAAATCCATGTACGTAATCTGATACGCTGTGCTGACTGGGTTGAGATTTCAAGTGTGTATACtacgattattttttaagatttatttttaaaataatatataaaaaaactaatttcagatagaaaaaaattaaaaattttgagaaCACGTGGCGAGCAACAGCGTTACTAAACATGCTCTTTATGTCTGATAAACGGGAGAGATTTTCAAAGCTGTCGTTTTGTTTGTAGCATGCTCAATTATTGAAGGCCGAAACACTACTGTTCAACGCTCTCTCTTGTTTAGGACAAAGCTCACCTTCCTCCTTGcagaaaattttatatatatatatatatatcatcgcatatagaattaaaaattaagtcctGTATGGGAGGATCGTAAGGCAGTGTTATTATTGCTGGAATTATATTTCTTGGAGCGCATCCATGTGAAGACTAAACGAGGATCAAGCAGAAGCAGTTGGAAAAATGAAATTCTAGGGCTAGTACTTGAAGATGGAGTTGTGGGAAAAAGGCAGCCTAGCTAAAAACTGCTTAACGTAGACATGAACTCAGACAGCTCGCTTTTAACGATAGAGGTGTGTCCTTAATATTTAGAGTCATTTCAAAGCGTGGTTTGGTGCCAACTTTTGTATTTTAAGAAGACGGCAATGATAATTGGAGTTTTAGGGCACGGGAAAGCGAAAGCGAAGCTCTTCGAGCCCCATGGCATGCCGTATGGGGCCAAGAATCTCCTCTCAAGTCTCCTCCATTGTCACTTCTCTTCTCTCAAGGTTTTCCTTCTTTCACCTTGCTCATAATTCTTGCCAAAGACTCCTCATGAGCGTGTGTTAATAAAGTCTCTCTTTTTCAAAGCACGttcatgtttctctctttcaaagTGTTCATGAATTTGGAAAGCACTTTTTCTCTTGAGTTCCACTCATTAACATGCTGGGTTATGGAGAAGCTGATCTagcttctctttattttttcaataagatGGCTTTGCTTAACTTAGTAAAGCATGAGTACTAactttaaccaaaaaatatttttataccagCTTAGTATATATACGCCGTATGtctcattaattatatattttaaacctAAACCATCTCATAGATATCAAATTATACGTGCTAgatattgattaaaatattagTCCAAGTAGGaacttggtaaaaaaaaattgtgttagactagttaattaaaatccttattgaattatttaattgaaattcttGTTAGATTATGATAATTATAGCTTGTAATCTATCTATAAATATAAGAGTTTTATATACAAAATAGAGAGTGATTCAGATACTGtgtgtgttttaatttttaacaatatgTTCACATTTAACATGTCCGGCTATTTGTCATTGTATAATAGAAAACTCAGTGAACTTTAATGGGAAACTTGTGGGGGGGGAATCTTAAAAATTGACACTTTGGTTAGTCTTCTAGCAAGCAAGTAATTAATTGatcttaaatattataacaaagTGATATTGCAGTGCCTGTGAGCCATGAgatatcattttctttactGGTTTTCggggaaggaaaaggaaaggggaTAATTTAGTGCTGGCTCAGGATCTTTGTTCTGGTCCTCGGATCGTGGCCGGATTGATCACTTTCTATATATTTGCCAAAATCTCCGGTTCGTAATTGTACCCACCGAGCAACTAGACCgaaatttaattatcaatatcatttaatttccaTCTTATTTTTCACCAGCTAGATATTCGGTATTGATCCAGTCCTGTCTCGGAAGTAACCCACCGAGCAATTAGTGTGACTTTCGGGCAAACATCCGCAccagagaaaaatataattttggggATAACACACATATCTATGacctttagattttttttatcataccaTCAAGTCACGGATATCATCAAggagtatttttttatgaaggaaAGCTCAAAGAACTGGCCCGTGACCAACAATGAATGGTGCGTTCTCCATTAATCTCTCATCAACTTAATGAGAAGATAGGGGTCAATAGCTaattttttggaagaaaatctatccattttctttgctgaataaatgaatatatatatataattagaacCTAGTAAGGGAAAATTAGTGGACGTTATATCAAAGCTCGTAAATGATAGGAATCGGCAAGGTAAAAATGTGCAAGACCCTTGTGatcgaaaataaaaaataaaaaattggagaTAGGTGATGAGTTTTATAGAGTTAATTAGCAGTATATATGTTCAAAacgagggggggggggggggggggggggaacagAAGCTAACTGTACACAGCACAGTAACAGGAGAGGGTCATCCAAAGAAGTACGCCACTTATAAATACTCTTGAATTAATGGATTGTTAGCTGTCTAGCAAGTGAAGCGACATGGAAACTAGAGAAATTTAAGTAGTAACTTTTGAAGAGATAACATGTGATAAAAGAGGAAGCTAGCTGAACTGAGTCGGAAAGTGACAAGTCCAAGGGATGAATCAAAAACTCGAAGATTATAAAGAGGATAAATATCCTATGACTTATGAGGCAGGAGCCATCATGATCTATAGCTTTCCCTTTCCCACAGTATAAAAAcattacatataattaatacCCTGTTTTGTGATTaagttttaacttgtttttattaaaatttgattttttttgttttaaattaattttttttaatgtatttgaattgttttgatgtgttgatgttaaaaataatattttaaaaatattttaaaaataattaaaaataatagcagtcTATAGcattaatcaaaataagaagGTATGGAATGAGATTCATTGAACTCAATTATATCAATTATGGCATGATTTGCTCCCACGTAACAGAAACTTCGATCCCATGCATCGAAAAGAAAAGGGTTGGggtagaaaagaaaagtaaagaatTAAAGCCGGtggaaaaaagacaaaaataaagcaAGATTCTCACAAAATTAACTTCAAttcatgcttttgtttttagataaatatCAGTTCATGGTGCGGGGAGATTGATCACCGATgcactttttaatttgtatcaaTAGCGTACGTACTACCTTGCATCGAAGAAGAAAGCCCACTAAATGGTCTTTTTATCCCTTTAATTTGTATCAATAGCGTACGTACTACCTTGCATCGAAGAAGAAAGCCCACTAAAAGATTAAGCCTCTTGGATGGGGTaatgatgtctttttttttttacaccgtaaaaaatattcttctgccctaaaaataaaaaaatatataaaattatagatcGATGGCTTTCCCAACTTTGCATAGGATccttaatagtaaaaatatgtattttttctcagagtcaaaaaattattgtattattGAATAAGGgtgttttgagatttttaaattttaatatacagTGCAATTACATTTTTAACTTTGGAAGAGACAAAACATAAACTTAGCATTTGGGGGTGTTTTTGTACTTTCATATAAGTAATTTGTGTACTTGCAGGGGTCGTGAGGgggcattttgatattttgcatatttttcaaattctttaatGCTTAAAACTATTGGAGCGAGCTCGGCATACCTCAACACGTGAGTGGCATTCACGCCATTCAATCGGCGCTTGTGATGTCACCAAGTGGATGTAAATGGCCTTTTGTCGTCTCCCTAGATGCGTCGCCGTGTCCTTTTTCATTTGGAGTGGTACGTAGCTGCTTACAGTGGTCGAATTGTTGCTggtaatcatttgattttttttccttttttttctctctcctgacaGGTAATGTACACTAttgtgctatttgttttttactttttaattttagtcatcattctatttatttcttattacgttccttttccatttatagaagttttattattttcaatttagtccttcaattacaatttatcatatgtttggttttttatttcggtccttattttttaaaatttctaattttgttttggcacttttgttgaagtttttttctttcaatttcatccttcaatcaaattttttttttccagtttgaccctcatttttttaaattttcttttccttttattaaacctatttttcaattcaattaaaccctctaattgaaaatttttatccctttaattaatgttttttctcaccctcatttttttttatccttttgtgtaattatttttttcatggtttcatcttttgatatttaatttgttgagaatttGGCTTCGTACGATCTCATTGTTCTGCATcaggcttcttttttttaatattgcttgtgtgattatcttcaagttttttctatgagtttatcacagtctcatgacATAGATCACGGTTTTTGCAtgctttttataaatataatttttttttagttatgtttctatttcattttttcaagGTATtgttctaattcatctataatttttttcatacaattgaagtttattttttaaaataaaaaatattttttaaaaaaatatattgttgatATGTCCGGCCTTGCGTAATATGTTTTATGGCATGAGTTTATTCAGTcaatttcatttgtatttatattttaagtcgTGAGTTTTTTAGgagaatgatttattttttatttatttaaataaataagttcaatAAACACAATCGGATACATGtctcattttatattataaaatatcttgatcttgcttgtataagtttttcaatttatatttcgaatatttttatataaaaaaacactttaaaacaacctatataaccagtatttttttgaaaaaaaaatttataacctGCAACGAATCGTGAGTTAAATGTCTAGTTTTCATCTATAGTTCAACATCAAcatgtatatgtgtgtgtatttcTTCTACACTTTCTATCTTATTCAAAACTCTCTTTCAAAGGCCCGGACTTGAATTATAGTCCTCCCAATTTGATTTGCTCCTTGCACCAGTATTGTACAAAGTTTTGACTCGTCAATTAATCAAGGAGAACTGAATTTGATGTTCAAGtatgaattttattgaaaaagtttcaagttttataatagatgattcattcttaattttttatctgatttttttattattatttattaagggaCAGTTTCtctaacacaaaaacaaacacaaacctcatagattttatttgttaaatctttataaaagaaaatgtaatttttacattttttcataataaaaaaatcaaccgaTCTAAGTAATCTTGGTCAATTTACTCGACCTGTGACTTAGGAGCTACTTAAGGTCAACCCCTGGATCAGGTTTAAAAACcatgatcaaaataataaaggcaTAGTTTTTtcgttaaattatttttaaaacccatCTTAAAACccattgaattttgtttttttttttttgtaaaattttgaccaaaataatgtcatttttacatatttttaaaataaaaattttagtggCCCGGGTAACCCTGGCCAACCCACCCGACCTTTGACCCGGGACTAGCCAGGGGGTCGACCtccgggtcgggtttaaaaaccATGATTAGAAAAATGAAGACACAACTTCTTtgtgaaaattttttaaaacccgttgaatattttttttatgctaagtTGATTGGGTAACCTTGGCCAACCCCTTCAATCTATGACCCAGGATTTGCCCGAGATTGACCCCTGGATCGAGTTTAAAAATCATGATCGAAAAAATAAGGATTCAATTTgacatgaaaatcaaataaaatcaaacaatgagggatgaatctggaaaaaaaaaatcaaactgaaagaaattataatgaaaacaatatggaccaaattaaaaaaaacatcaggtgtgaaattgaaaagaaaatcaattagaagaagggtgaaaaacaaaataaatatcaattaaaagaaagatgaccaaatcttacataaaaataaaataaaataaaatgataaaggataaaattaaaaaaaaatcataaaaagaatttaaagcaaatacataacaataaaaaataggacCACAATTGAAATAATACAAAATGTTAGGAAATTTTTGAACTTTTGGTCattggaggagagagaaaagacaCTGGAGAAAAAAATTCAGCCACTGCCTAACGACAATGATTATGACAACACGCGCTAGTAAGGAAGAAGCACGTCTCGAAACACTTCTCCTGAGacaacttttcattttttttttctttttttttataaataacaaaacatcCCTGACCCGcatgaaatttacaaaaaaaaaaaacttgagtgcAAAAAATCGCAAATACccctaaaaacaaaagcatttgttttaaaatccaaGGATATTTTGGTAATCTCATTGTGCTTAAGAAAGGGAAAACCAAAAAAGCCCCTCTCCCAAAGCAAACCAAAATTCTACTTCCAATGATATTTTGGACTTTACATTGTGCAATTAAGAGGAGAAAAGGCATACATACCCCTCACCAATTctacaataccaaatatatttcatggaaaaatccaaaaatactcCTATATCTAGCCTTCTCTCTTCCAAGGACAATTTGGTAAATTCACTATGCAAATCCACAGTGATTTGTGAGAGGGGCTACATGGAAACACTGacctcttttaatattttttgtaattagttATTTGACTCGCGCTTCACCACAAGTCTGAtaattttgttggaaaaaaaatgcaaacttcttaaatgtgtgtttttcttttttacaaaaaaatataattataaatcacaaagtctatgtatttatttaattaaatacattgagAACCTTCTATGCCCAtgaatgcaaaaaacaaaatgttaatgCGTTTATTCAGCTCTCCTCACTGCAAGtcgacaatatttttttttccttatgcaagttaattaatgtttaggtgttattgatgtattttttgacatcgagtaaaaaatataaccgtGAATCAAAAAGTCgaaacttatatataataaactatagtaaaaattatatgcgttaataaaaacatgtaagatctcaagctaatttttaacataaaaaggGAACATTGTTGCAatagctacaaaaaaaaaacattatttcctTTGTATTTGTATaataagttttcaaaaaaaagtgtaaagaaaaaaaaatactaaagaataaagataataacaaaaagaatgGTATAAATAGGTAAAGTGTAGAGTAATaatattcaaagtgtaaaaataaaaaataatattttttctaaaaaaataaaaactaaaacaatattgcaaaaaatgaagataagaaaaaaaaatgatgataaataaactaagtgtaaaatgataaaatacc is a window encoding:
- the LOC7489341 gene encoding protein LATERAL ROOT PRIMORDIUM 1 gives rise to the protein MVGLRDVFVVAPAAPFNHHHHHHHQHHEQINLSTADPINASNATALGVGVGVGVIPLLTSAPCLTPQNMDDQDLLHNGRNKISGIHQFWQNQGTQYIKKASDTTHSIIDHHNNSSTANFLLQSGNGGGNGSGNLGGNSSSSATTTCEDCGNQAKKDCSHRRCRTCCKSRGFDCATHVKSTWVAAARRRERQLIATAGGGAGSTGSTSGSKKPRLINSQATTTSHTSTSNTTPPRSYDTSSSHQDAGFKERLPVQVTAPAVFRCVRVTAVEDGEDQYAYQAVVKIGGHVFKGFLYDQGVETRDGFPNISELHLGAANGGGGGGAGRHGASSSPILDPSDVYGASAGGLLGGSAFGNPIN